The Thermosynechococcus sp. genome has a segment encoding these proteins:
- the gloB gene encoding hydroxyacylglutathione hydrolase, with protein MVIYRLNALTDNYIFLLHDPQTGTAAVVDPAEPEPVLAKLAELGATLRAIFNTHHHWDHVGANCALRSRFPDIAVYGSRQDQGRIPEQTVFLKAGDRVPFGQTYFDVLFVPGHTRGHIAYYAPTTGDLFCGDTLFGGGCGRLFEGTPAQMLDSLNQLRQLPEETRVWCAHEYTQKNLSFALTVEADNPTLQERYAQVCRDRAQGQATIPSTIGLEKATNPFLRCEVRTIQMAVGATTPLQAFTRLRGKRDQY; from the coding sequence ATGGTGATTTATCGCCTCAATGCCCTTACGGATAATTACATTTTTTTGCTCCATGATCCGCAAACGGGGACAGCGGCAGTGGTGGATCCAGCAGAGCCAGAACCCGTCCTTGCCAAATTAGCGGAATTGGGGGCAACACTAAGGGCGATTTTCAATACCCACCACCACTGGGATCATGTGGGTGCCAATTGTGCCCTGCGATCGCGCTTCCCAGATATCGCAGTCTACGGCAGCCGTCAAGATCAAGGCCGCATTCCAGAGCAAACCGTTTTCCTGAAGGCGGGCGATCGCGTTCCCTTTGGCCAAACTTATTTTGACGTCCTCTTTGTTCCCGGCCATACCCGCGGTCACATTGCCTACTATGCGCCGACAACGGGCGATCTATTTTGCGGTGATACGCTCTTTGGCGGCGGTTGTGGGCGTCTTTTTGAGGGAACCCCGGCCCAGATGTTGGACTCATTGAATCAACTGCGGCAGCTACCGGAGGAGACGCGGGTCTGGTGCGCCCACGAATATACCCAAAAGAACCTTAGCTTTGCCCTTACCGTCGAAGCGGATAACCCTACCCTGCAAGAGCGCTATGCCCAAGTTTGTCGCGATCGCGCCCAAGGGCAAGCCACGATTCCCAGTACGATTGGCCTTGAAAAGGCGACAAATCCCTTTTTGCGCTGCGAAGTTAGGACCATTCAGATGGCCGTGGGGGCAACCACACCTTTACAGGCCTTTACGCGATTGCGGGGTAAACGGGATCAGTATTGA
- the nth gene encoding endonuclease III, giving the protein MAITRRLSAKQQRALEILTRLKRLYPNATCSLNFANPLQLLVATILSAQCTDERVNQVTPALFARYRDAKDFAMADLTELEQYIKSTGFYRNKARHIQGACRRIVEVYGGQVPKVMEDLLSLPGVARKTANVVLAHGYGILGGVTVDTHVKRLSRRLGLTQETDPVKIERDLMRLIPQPDWENWSIRLIYHGRAVCQARQPQCESCELIDLCATGRKLIPKP; this is encoded by the coding sequence ATGGCTATCACCCGTCGCCTTTCGGCCAAGCAACAACGGGCGCTGGAAATTCTCACCCGCCTCAAGCGTCTCTATCCCAATGCCACCTGTAGCCTCAACTTTGCCAATCCGCTGCAACTGCTGGTGGCCACGATTCTCTCTGCCCAGTGCACCGATGAGCGGGTGAATCAAGTTACACCGGCACTGTTTGCGCGCTATCGCGATGCCAAAGATTTTGCTATGGCTGATTTGACCGAGCTGGAACAGTACATCAAGTCCACGGGGTTTTATCGCAACAAAGCCCGCCATATTCAAGGGGCCTGTCGCCGCATTGTCGAAGTCTATGGGGGTCAAGTGCCCAAGGTCATGGAAGATTTGCTTTCCCTGCCGGGAGTCGCTCGCAAAACGGCCAATGTGGTTCTTGCCCACGGTTATGGCATTTTAGGCGGAGTTACCGTGGATACCCATGTCAAGCGCTTGAGCCGGCGGCTGGGCCTTACCCAAGAAACCGATCCTGTGAAAATTGAGCGGGACTTAATGCGTCTGATTCCCCAGCCCGATTGGGAAAACTGGTCAATTCGCTTGATTTACCATGGCCGTGCAGTTTGCCAAGCCCGTCAGCCCCAGTGCGAAAGCTGTGAACTGATTGATTTGTGTGCTACGGGCAGGAAGCTGATACCAAAGCCATAG
- the rseP gene encoding RIP metalloprotease RseP, with the protein MSMVAVVVAIAILGILIFVHEWGHFIAARSQGIHVNRFSIGFGPILWKFQGKKTEYALRLIPLGGYVGFPDDDPNSGVPANDPDLLSNRPILDRAIVISAGVIANLVFAYLLLLVQVGVMGISQATYHEGVLIPALVPESSLVATKAGIQPGDLVLAVDGQPLGADTNSLPNLMRAIQQHPQQPLTLTIQRQGHIQEITVTPEVSEDGQARIGVQLAPHVDIHREHTLNPIKLVTAAAAEFQRVIVLTLDGFRELFRHFDQAAQQVSGPVAIVAMGADIARSNADQLFTFTALISINLAIINILPFPALDGGQLLFLLVEALRGRPLPNRIQEGVMQTGLVLLLGLGMFLIVRDTVNLTGFGWVQQLF; encoded by the coding sequence ATGTCCATGGTTGCAGTCGTGGTGGCGATCGCCATCTTGGGAATCTTGATTTTTGTCCATGAGTGGGGGCACTTCATCGCTGCCCGCAGCCAAGGCATTCACGTCAACCGCTTTTCCATTGGTTTTGGCCCTATCCTTTGGAAATTTCAGGGCAAAAAGACTGAGTACGCCCTGCGCCTGATTCCCTTGGGGGGCTACGTGGGTTTTCCAGACGATGACCCCAATAGCGGCGTTCCCGCCAACGATCCCGATCTCCTAAGCAATCGTCCGATTTTGGATCGCGCCATTGTCATCAGCGCCGGGGTGATTGCCAATTTGGTCTTTGCCTATTTGCTACTGCTGGTGCAGGTGGGGGTCATGGGCATTAGTCAAGCCACGTACCACGAGGGTGTGCTCATTCCTGCCCTTGTTCCTGAAAGTAGCCTTGTGGCCACCAAAGCGGGCATTCAGCCGGGGGACTTGGTTTTAGCCGTGGATGGCCAACCCTTGGGTGCCGATACCAATAGCTTGCCAAACCTAATGCGAGCTATTCAGCAGCATCCGCAGCAACCCCTGACACTGACAATTCAACGTCAAGGGCACATCCAAGAGATTACTGTCACCCCAGAGGTCAGTGAGGATGGGCAAGCTCGGATTGGCGTTCAACTAGCGCCCCATGTCGACATTCACCGCGAACACACCCTAAACCCGATTAAATTAGTTACGGCAGCCGCAGCGGAGTTCCAGCGCGTGATTGTCCTGACCCTAGATGGTTTTCGGGAACTGTTCCGGCATTTTGATCAAGCGGCTCAACAGGTCTCTGGACCGGTAGCCATTGTTGCCATGGGCGCGGATATTGCCCGCTCGAATGCTGACCAGCTCTTTACCTTTACCGCGTTGATCAGTATCAACCTGGCCATCATCAACATTCTGCCCTTTCCAGCCCTAGACGGTGGTCAACTGCTTTTCTTGCTGGTGGAAGCGCTTCGGGGTCGTCCTTTACCCAATCGCATCCAAGAGGGCGTGATGCAAACAGGGCTGGTTCTACTCCTTGGATTGGGAATGTTCCTGATTGTTCGGGACACCGTGAACCTCACGGGCTTCGGCTGGGTGCAGCAACTCTTTTAA
- the accD gene encoding acetyl-CoA carboxylase, carboxyltransferase subunit beta, giving the protein MSLFDWFANRRKETALTPMQPEREIAEGLWTKCEACGVMIYSKDLHSHQLVCPECGHHHRVSSSERIQQLIDPHTWRPLDENLVSCDPLQFKDRKPYSDRLREYQEKTGLKDAVQTGLGQLEGLPVALGVMDFAFMGGSMGSVVGEKITRLIERATWEHIPLVIVCASGGARMQEGMLSLVQMAKTAAALERHRSAGLLYIPVLTHPTAGGVTASFAMLGDIIIAEPKATIAFAGRRVIEQTLREKLPDDFQTAEFVQKCGFVDVIVPRTQLKSTLARLIRLHQPVASRVSSTVLPKSFPLMAMAEESS; this is encoded by the coding sequence ATGTCTTTATTTGATTGGTTTGCAAATCGCCGTAAAGAAACTGCGTTGACACCCATGCAGCCAGAGCGGGAGATCGCCGAGGGTCTCTGGACAAAGTGCGAAGCCTGTGGCGTCATGATCTACAGCAAGGATCTGCATAGCCACCAGCTGGTGTGTCCAGAGTGTGGCCATCACCATCGCGTCAGCAGTAGTGAGCGTATCCAGCAACTGATTGACCCCCACACATGGCGCCCCCTAGATGAAAATTTGGTCAGTTGTGACCCCTTGCAATTCAAGGATCGCAAGCCCTATAGCGATCGCCTGCGGGAATATCAAGAGAAAACAGGGCTTAAGGATGCCGTACAAACTGGCCTGGGCCAACTCGAAGGTCTGCCGGTTGCCTTGGGAGTGATGGACTTTGCCTTCATGGGCGGCAGCATGGGGAGTGTTGTCGGTGAGAAAATCACCCGTTTGATTGAGCGGGCCACGTGGGAACATATTCCCCTTGTTATTGTTTGTGCCTCTGGCGGTGCCCGCATGCAAGAAGGCATGCTCAGCCTGGTGCAAATGGCCAAAACTGCTGCTGCCCTTGAGCGTCATCGCAGTGCTGGTCTGCTTTATATCCCCGTCTTGACCCATCCCACTGCTGGGGGCGTGACCGCTAGCTTTGCGATGTTGGGGGATATTATTATTGCCGAGCCGAAGGCAACAATTGCCTTTGCCGGACGGCGGGTCATTGAGCAAACGCTGCGGGAAAAACTCCCCGACGACTTCCAAACCGCCGAATTTGTCCAGAAATGCGGCTTTGTTGATGTAATTGTGCCGCGCACCCAACTAAAGTCAACCTTGGCCCGGTTAATCCGTTTGCATCAACCCGTGGCAAGTCGGGTGTCCTCAACCGTCTTGCCAAAATCATTCCCCTTGATGGCAATGGCTGAAGAATCGTCATAA
- a CDS encoding serine/threonine phosphatase, with amino-acid sequence MATAQTDHNLKLWWGVLYPAYPDHPILAAPNRTSEGTVFEQDTNPPNTAAFFDPQHRYQRWDHHYACDLPQLVQDLQPEEPTLLETLRKTAQDWAQGLNILDPTVVIPHLQAQYPDLSAVAIAYLALHLVYPETIPAIHDAWLDTVSTSNLPVNYCHGIILEYNHTARPLQDVWQDDNIADEQIFQYLEGMIDLWKTLEPWHCHYSLLTVRNLAVNPDDQLWLHQLDFTLPLGETFERPTPPPSLVSVWQELFAHASSRRQAVFMPLLVSLSTAPLEKISEIQMLLDSLASTLRSEPVSEAETGESTGDLGDLGDLIDKLPDITLSPESAEEDHTAIEDAPTALLPRQLVQVDVAAHTDPGRDRHHNEDFYLINHRQQMRITPNGQQLEVQGVYVLCDGMGGHAEGEVASSLATKTVHEYFEQTWPWQGELPSADEVRNAIYRANEVIFATNDQKAKTGSGRMGTTLVMALLHNYHLRLGHVGDSRIYRFTKRQGLQQLTTDHEVGQRLIQQGVEPEIAYGRPDAYQLTQALGPRNNEAITPEIIDLDILEDTLILLCSDGLSDNRCLETHIISHLLPMLDFSLPLHQSLHELINLGNQVNGHDNLSAIAIRFKLRSVLSTLF; translated from the coding sequence ATGGCTACCGCTCAAACTGATCACAACCTCAAACTTTGGTGGGGCGTCCTTTATCCTGCCTATCCTGATCACCCCATTTTGGCTGCCCCCAACCGCACTTCTGAGGGAACGGTGTTTGAGCAGGACACCAATCCCCCCAATACGGCCGCCTTTTTTGACCCACAGCACCGCTACCAACGCTGGGATCACCACTACGCCTGTGATTTGCCCCAATTGGTGCAGGATCTACAGCCTGAGGAGCCGACGCTCTTAGAAACCCTCCGCAAAACAGCTCAGGACTGGGCACAGGGACTAAATATCCTGGATCCTACGGTGGTCATTCCCCATTTGCAAGCTCAATACCCTGACCTCAGTGCGGTGGCGATCGCCTACCTTGCCCTACACCTTGTCTATCCCGAAACCATTCCAGCCATTCACGATGCCTGGCTAGATACCGTTTCCACAAGCAACTTACCAGTCAACTACTGCCATGGCATTATTCTCGAGTACAATCACACTGCGCGCCCTCTGCAAGATGTTTGGCAAGACGACAACATTGCCGATGAGCAAATTTTCCAGTACCTAGAGGGCATGATTGACCTCTGGAAAACTTTAGAACCGTGGCATTGCCATTATTCCTTGCTGACAGTCAGAAACTTAGCCGTCAACCCAGACGATCAATTGTGGCTGCATCAACTGGACTTCACTTTGCCCTTAGGGGAAACTTTTGAGCGACCCACGCCGCCCCCTAGCCTCGTTAGCGTCTGGCAAGAGTTATTTGCCCATGCCTCTAGTCGCCGCCAAGCCGTTTTCATGCCCTTGTTGGTCTCTTTGAGTACGGCTCCGCTGGAGAAAATCTCAGAAATTCAGATGCTGCTTGACTCCCTTGCCTCCACCTTGCGCAGTGAACCCGTGTCTGAGGCGGAGACAGGCGAAAGTACGGGCGATCTAGGCGATCTAGGCGATCTAATAGATAAACTGCCAGACATCACCCTCTCACCAGAATCAGCAGAAGAGGATCACACCGCTATTGAGGATGCGCCAACTGCCCTCCTACCACGACAACTGGTTCAAGTGGACGTTGCTGCCCACACTGATCCTGGGCGCGATCGCCACCACAACGAGGATTTCTATCTCATCAATCATCGGCAGCAGATGCGCATAACCCCCAACGGTCAACAACTAGAGGTTCAAGGGGTTTATGTTCTCTGTGATGGCATGGGCGGCCACGCCGAAGGAGAAGTTGCTAGCTCCTTAGCCACTAAAACCGTTCATGAATACTTCGAGCAGACTTGGCCGTGGCAGGGAGAACTTCCGAGTGCCGACGAGGTACGCAACGCCATTTACCGTGCCAACGAGGTCATTTTTGCCACCAATGATCAAAAAGCAAAAACCGGCAGTGGTCGCATGGGTACAACCCTTGTCATGGCCCTGCTTCATAATTACCATCTCCGCCTTGGGCATGTCGGCGACAGTCGTATCTACCGCTTCACCAAACGCCAAGGACTGCAACAACTAACCACAGATCACGAAGTCGGTCAACGTCTGATTCAACAGGGGGTCGAGCCCGAAATTGCCTATGGCCGGCCCGACGCCTATCAACTCACCCAAGCCCTAGGGCCACGCAATAATGAAGCTATTACCCCTGAGATCATAGACTTGGACATCCTGGAAGACACCCTGATTCTCCTTTGTTCGGATGGCCTCTCGGATAACCGCTGCCTTGAAACTCACATTATCAGTCATTTGCTACCAATGCTCGACTTTAGTTTGCCACTCCATCAGTCCCTTCACGAACTCATCAATCTAGGGAATCAAGTGAATGGTCATGATAACTTGAGCGCGATCGCTATCCGCTTCAAATTGCGCTCCGTTCTCAGCACTCTATTTTAG
- a CDS encoding CHAT domain-containing protein, with protein MAFRVLVRVWFPTFIGLVGIVSAITVAQNNSSATALLEKTEPSSSGAGASLLNPISPVPPSLMQPPVGAPPVLFLPTITSSLANNNSSQVISLVEQKNTQSFLAYFGRPSDVPELSSEKIQAILREQALQTGKKPAVIYVLSRPNQTDLLAITPQGDPLYRAVGGVGQDRLLKTAETLTNLVRDPRLVNTRAYLPAAQQLYQWLIAPLRIALEAQQIDTLVFIPDDGLRGIPLAALHDGQNFLVERFSVGLVPSMSLTDTRYVNIKEARILAMGASDFPDQSPLPAVPVELQQVAQDLGGGSVFLNEAFTLANFKKQHRQGTYGVIHLATHGEFRPGAPQNSYIAFRDGRLNLIQLRNLRLYRPPIELLTLSACRTAVGDLDAELGFAGLAVQAGVKSAVASLWYVSDEGTLALMTRFYDRLNTAPIKAEALRQAQLEMLRGEVTVKGNQLQTPRGEIPLPPEVAKGRGDRSLSHPYYWAAFTMIGNPW; from the coding sequence ATGGCCTTCCGGGTCTTGGTACGGGTATGGTTCCCTACCTTCATTGGTCTTGTGGGCATCGTTTCCGCTATTACTGTCGCTCAAAACAACAGCAGTGCTACAGCCCTCCTCGAAAAGACTGAACCTTCTTCTAGTGGTGCCGGAGCGAGTTTATTGAATCCCATTAGCCCGGTACCACCTTCTTTAATGCAACCGCCGGTTGGTGCGCCACCGGTTTTGTTTCTGCCCACGATTACCTCTTCACTGGCAAATAATAATTCCAGTCAGGTCATCAGTCTTGTAGAGCAGAAAAATACTCAAAGCTTTTTGGCTTACTTTGGGCGTCCTTCAGATGTTCCTGAGTTATCCAGCGAAAAAATTCAAGCAATTCTACGAGAGCAGGCCCTGCAAACGGGGAAAAAACCAGCTGTCATCTATGTCCTCAGCCGTCCGAATCAGACGGATTTACTGGCCATTACACCACAAGGAGATCCCCTTTACCGAGCAGTAGGGGGTGTGGGCCAAGATCGCCTCCTCAAAACGGCGGAAACCCTTACTAATTTGGTGCGGGATCCCCGCTTAGTCAATACCCGCGCCTATTTGCCTGCAGCTCAGCAGTTGTACCAGTGGCTCATTGCCCCCCTGCGGATAGCTCTGGAAGCCCAACAGATTGATACTTTGGTGTTCATTCCTGACGACGGTCTACGAGGGATACCGCTGGCGGCACTCCATGACGGCCAAAACTTTTTGGTAGAGCGCTTTAGTGTCGGCTTGGTTCCCAGTATGAGCCTCACGGACACCCGCTATGTGAATATCAAAGAAGCCCGCATCTTGGCCATGGGAGCGTCTGATTTCCCCGACCAATCCCCCTTACCGGCAGTGCCTGTAGAATTACAGCAAGTGGCTCAGGATCTAGGGGGGGGATCGGTTTTCCTGAATGAGGCCTTTACCCTTGCCAATTTTAAGAAACAGCACCGTCAGGGCACCTATGGCGTGATTCACTTAGCAACCCATGGCGAATTTCGACCAGGAGCTCCCCAAAACTCCTACATTGCGTTTCGGGACGGTCGGCTAAATTTAATTCAGTTGCGAAACCTACGCCTCTATCGTCCGCCAATAGAGCTGCTCACTCTCAGTGCCTGTCGCACAGCAGTGGGTGATTTAGATGCTGAATTGGGGTTTGCAGGTTTGGCGGTGCAAGCGGGCGTGAAGTCGGCGGTGGCCAGTCTCTGGTATGTGAGTGATGAGGGCACATTGGCTTTGATGACCCGGTTCTATGACCGTTTAAATACGGCACCAATAAAAGCAGAGGCTCTGCGCCAAGCCCAACTGGAGATGTTGCGCGGTGAGGTAACCGTCAAGGGCAACCAACTGCAGACACCCCGGGGAGAGATTCCACTGCCGCCAGAGGTTGCCAAAGGGCGGGGCGATCGCTCCCTGAGTCATCCCTATTACTGGGCAGCTTTTACCATGATTGGCAATCCCTGGTAA
- the hemC gene encoding hydroxymethylbilane synthase encodes MTATSSRPVRIGSRKSQLALVQTEWVQVQLQTHHRDRAFEVVTMTTQGDNILDVALAKIGDKGLFTKELELSMLRGETDLAVHSLKDLPTKLPDGLVLGAITEREDPADALVLGAKWTGHTIDTLPEGTVIGTSSLRRLAQLRHYYPHLTFKDVRGNLNTRLAKLDAGEYDALILAVAGLRRLGFGDRISQVLPATVSLYAVGQGALGIECRAEDADILALVKTLEHPETAARCLAERAFLRQLEGGCQVPIGVHTVIENGQLTLTGLVASLDGQRLVKDSLTADVAMPEELGTRLALKLREQGASEILEEIFATARPER; translated from the coding sequence ATGACTGCCACCTCATCCCGTCCGGTTCGCATTGGTTCCCGCAAAAGCCAACTCGCTCTTGTCCAAACGGAATGGGTACAGGTGCAACTGCAAACCCACCATCGCGATCGCGCCTTTGAGGTGGTGACAATGACGACCCAAGGGGACAATATCCTTGATGTGGCCCTTGCCAAAATTGGCGATAAGGGACTCTTTACCAAAGAGCTAGAACTCTCAATGCTGCGGGGCGAAACTGATTTGGCTGTCCATTCCCTGAAGGATTTACCCACTAAGTTGCCTGACGGCTTGGTTTTGGGCGCGATTACCGAGCGGGAAGACCCCGCGGATGCCCTCGTTTTAGGTGCGAAATGGACAGGACACACCATTGATACTCTCCCTGAAGGTACAGTCATTGGTACCTCGTCATTGCGACGCTTGGCCCAACTGCGCCACTACTATCCCCATCTCACCTTCAAGGATGTACGGGGCAACCTAAATACCCGCCTCGCCAAATTGGATGCTGGGGAATACGATGCCCTGATTTTGGCGGTAGCTGGTCTGCGGCGTTTGGGGTTTGGCGATCGCATCAGCCAAGTCTTGCCGGCAACGGTATCCCTCTATGCCGTCGGTCAGGGCGCTTTGGGTATTGAATGCCGCGCCGAGGATGCCGATATTTTGGCTTTGGTCAAAACCCTTGAACATCCGGAAACAGCAGCCCGTTGCCTAGCGGAGCGAGCCTTCCTACGGCAATTAGAGGGGGGCTGCCAAGTTCCCATTGGCGTTCACACAGTGATTGAAAATGGTCAACTGACCTTAACAGGCCTAGTGGCAAGTCTAGATGGCCAACGCCTTGTCAAAGACAGTCTCACAGCAGATGTGGCCATGCCAGAAGAACTGGGCACCCGCTTGGCCTTAAAACTTCGTGAACAGGGTGCGTCCGAGATTTTAGAAGAAATTTTCGCCACAGCCCGCCCTGAACGCTAG
- a CDS encoding TIGR03279 family radical SAM protein produces the protein MSDRALRPALVAAVKPGSIAAELGFEPGDALVAINGDRPRDLIDYRFLCADEYLTLEVLGKDGQTYVLEIEKEIDEDLGLEFTTALFDGLMQCNNRCPFCFIDQQPPGKRESLYIKDDDYRLSFLYGSYITLTNLLPSEWQRIARLRLSPLYISVHATVPSVRQRLLKNPRAGEILQQIRWFQEQRLQLHAQVVVCPGINDGECLEQTLRDLAQFYDPDWPTVLSVAVVPVGLTRFRPAEDELTPVTSDHAQAVIQRVQALQQQFERQWQTPFAWLADEWFLIAGWPLPPAAHYQDYPQLSNGVGTIRLFLEEFDLHAQQLPQRLPRSRHLSWVVGNTVAQAFEPLVARLNQIENLRLDLYALASDYWGQQMSVTGLLTGHDLIYHLKGKPLGDRLLLPSLMLKHDAPIFLDDVPLATVEEALGVPIQVVSGGAAGIIAACTHP, from the coding sequence ATGAGCGATCGCGCCCTTCGACCGGCTCTTGTAGCTGCTGTGAAGCCTGGCTCCATTGCTGCGGAGTTGGGATTTGAACCCGGTGATGCTTTGGTGGCCATTAATGGCGATCGCCCCCGCGATCTAATTGACTACCGCTTTCTCTGTGCCGATGAATACCTCACTCTTGAAGTGTTGGGCAAAGACGGCCAAACCTACGTTCTCGAAATCGAAAAAGAGATTGACGAAGATTTAGGCCTAGAATTTACCACTGCCCTCTTTGATGGTCTAATGCAGTGCAACAATCGCTGCCCCTTTTGTTTTATTGATCAACAACCGCCCGGCAAACGGGAAAGCCTCTATATTAAGGACGACGACTACCGCCTCAGTTTTCTCTATGGCAGTTATATTACCCTGACAAACCTTCTCCCCTCAGAGTGGCAGCGCATTGCCCGCTTGCGCCTTTCCCCCCTTTACATTTCTGTCCATGCTACAGTGCCCAGTGTCCGCCAACGCCTACTGAAAAATCCCCGCGCTGGCGAGATTCTGCAACAGATTCGCTGGTTTCAGGAACAGCGGCTACAACTCCATGCTCAAGTTGTTGTTTGTCCAGGCATTAATGATGGCGAGTGCCTAGAGCAAACGCTGCGAGATTTAGCCCAGTTCTATGATCCTGATTGGCCAACAGTCCTCTCAGTGGCTGTAGTGCCCGTAGGGCTGACCCGCTTTCGCCCTGCTGAGGATGAACTCACCCCTGTCACCTCCGACCATGCCCAAGCAGTGATTCAACGGGTACAGGCTTTACAGCAGCAATTTGAACGGCAGTGGCAAACCCCCTTTGCTTGGCTGGCGGATGAATGGTTCTTGATTGCTGGGTGGCCGTTACCGCCAGCAGCCCACTATCAGGACTATCCACAACTCAGTAATGGAGTGGGCACCATTCGCCTGTTCCTAGAAGAGTTTGACCTTCACGCCCAACAGCTCCCTCAACGCCTACCACGGTCGCGGCATCTCAGTTGGGTAGTCGGCAATACGGTGGCACAGGCTTTTGAACCGTTGGTGGCACGCCTCAATCAGATTGAGAACTTGCGCCTTGATCTCTATGCCTTGGCCAGTGACTATTGGGGACAGCAGATGTCAGTGACAGGGCTACTGACCGGCCATGATTTGATTTATCACCTGAAGGGCAAACCCCTAGGCGATCGCCTCCTCCTGCCCAGTCTCATGCTCAAGCACGATGCCCCCATTTTTCTCGATGATGTGCCTTTAGCCACTGTGGAGGAGGCTCTAGGGGTACCCATTCAAGTGGTCTCTGGCGGTGCAGCAGGAATTATTGCCGCTTGTACCCATCCCTAA
- the psb35 gene encoding photosystem II assembly protein Psb35, producing the protein MGSLAIGFTVGAGNFLPFYGVLLLGLIAAVSIGLIAWYNSKRPPGWENADRPSFIPNLDLEEPASTLNPDETRDS; encoded by the coding sequence ATGGGGTCATTGGCAATTGGCTTTACCGTCGGTGCAGGTAACTTCCTCCCCTTTTATGGGGTGTTGCTGCTGGGTTTAATTGCTGCCGTGAGCATTGGCCTCATTGCATGGTACAACTCAAAGCGTCCTCCCGGTTGGGAAAATGCCGATCGCCCCAGTTTTATTCCTAACTTGGATCTCGAAGAACCTGCATCCACCCTTAACCCTGATGAGACCAGAGATTCGTGA